One Carassius gibelio isolate Cgi1373 ecotype wild population from Czech Republic chromosome A7, carGib1.2-hapl.c, whole genome shotgun sequence DNA window includes the following coding sequences:
- the LOC128017017 gene encoding THAP domain-containing protein 11-like: MPGFTCCVPGCYNNSHRDRDLRFYTFPKDPTQRELWLKNISRAGVSGCFSTFQPTTGHRVCSVHFPGGRKTYTIRVPTLFPLRGVNERKSRRGRSRKVSAVVPIITSVVSTAESAPVEEEGDTENATVVQIGQNGQYITPVDLPPSGEGSCIAAVVLGSGGNLSGGSASCPVADLALCGVDHSYSLTTGTTSAELLRKLNEQRDIIALMEIKMKEMKNTIRQLRVNEARLQEELRERDRLISANNIKMKL; encoded by the coding sequence ATGCCCGGCTTTACTTGCTGCGTTCCGGGATGCTACAACAACTCGCACCGGGACCGCGATCTGCGGTTCTACACCTTTCCGAAGGATCCCACTCAGCGAGAGCTATGGCTGAAGAACATTTCGCGGGCCGGGGTGAGCGGCTGCTTCAGCACTTTCCAGCCAACCACCGGACACCGGGTCTGCAGCGTCCACTTTCCCGGCGGCAGGAAAACCTACACCATTCGCGTCCCGACACTGTTCCCTCTGCGCGGGGTGAACGAGAGGAAGAGCAGACGGGGAAGGAGCAGGAAGGTCTCCGCGGTCGTGCCCATCATCACAAGCGTCGTTTCCACCGCTGAGTCAGCGCCAGTGGAGGAAGAAGGGGACACCGAAAACGCCACCGTGGTGCAAATAGGTCAGAACGGCCAGTACATCACCCCCGTGGACCTCCCTCCTTCAGGAGAAGGCTCCTGCATCGCCGCGGTGGTCTTGGGCTCAGGTGGAAACCTGTCCGGAGGCAGCGCATCGTGCCCCGTGGCCGATCTGGCGCTGTGCGGGGTGGACCACTCGTACTCGCTAACCACCGGCACAACGTCCGCCGAACTGCTGCGGAAGCTGAACGAGCAGCGGGACATCATCGCGCTGATGGAGATCAAAATGAAGGAGATGAAGAACACTATCCGACAGCTGCGGGTCAACGAGGCACGGCTGCAGGAG